The genomic interval CACGGAGCGCAGCATCTCATCCAGATCGCCGAAGTGCGCTGGCACGCCTTTCGCCTCGGCGAAACGTTGGGCGCTCTCGGCGGAGACGTCCGCGACGGCGCAGAGCTCGACATCGTCCAGTGCGTCGCACGCTCCGGCGTGCGCGTGCGCGATGCCGCCCGTTCCCACGATGCCGACGCGGAAGCTCATCGCGGCGCTCCCCAGCGTTCCACGACGACCTTCGTCTGCGTGTAGAACTCGACTGCGTGCGCGCCCTGTCCGTGCAAGTCGCCCATGAAGCTGTCGTTCCACCCGCTGAAGGGGAAGAACGCCATCGGAGCCGCCACGCCGACGTTGACGCCGATGTTCCCGGCGCTGGCTTCGACGCGGAACCTGCGCGCTGCCGCGCCGTCCGACGTGTAGATGGACGCCTGGTTGCCGTATCGCCTGCCGTTGACGATGCGGATGGCGTCGTCCAGACCGCCCGCTCGCATCAGGGCGAGCACGGGCCCGAAGACTTCCGTCCGCGCCAGATCGCCATCGGTCGCCACGTCTGACAGGATGGTCGGAGCCGTGAAGAAGCCGCCTTCGTGGTCCGGAACTCGGCATCCGCGACCGTCGACAAGCGGCTTCGCCCCGTCGGCAAGCGCTCGCTCCACAGACGCCTCGATGCGGCGGCGGCTCTCGTCGGTGATGACGGGACCCATCTCCGTGTCGGGGTCGAGACCGTTCCCGACGCGTCGCGTCGACGCAACCTCGGCGAGCGCATCCACCATCGCGTTGTTCTCGTCGACGACGACCGCGACGGAGACCGCCAAGCATCGCTGACCGGCGCATCCGAACGCCGAGTCCGCCAGGTTCCGTACGGTTAGGGACGGGTCGGCGTCGGGCATGATGACGGCGGGGTTCTTGGCTCCGCCCTGGCACTGAGCTCGCTTCCCCAGCGAAGTGGCGCGGCTGTACACCGCCTTCGCAACCGCCGTCGTGCCGACGAAGCTGACAGCTCGCACGGCGGGATGATCCACGATGGCTTCTGCCGTCCGACGGTCGCCGTTGACGAGCTGGACGGCGCCGGGCGGGAACCCCGCATCGACGATGAGCGCCATGAGCCGCTGGCTGGCCATTGGCGTCCGCTCGCTTGGTTTGAGGAGGAAGCAGTTGCCCGTCGCGACAGCGTACGGCAGGAACCAGAGCGGGATCATCGCCGGGAAGTTGAACGGCGTGATCGCGGCGACAACGCCCAACGGTTGGCGGATCATGAACTCGTCGATGCCGCGCGCGATGTCCTCGCTGACAGTCCCCTGCATCAGCGACGGCATGCCGCACGCGTTCGCGACGTTCTCGATGCCGCGCCGCACCTCACCGAGGCTCTCGGAGAGCGTCTTCCCGCATTCGACGGTCACGCTACGGGCAAGGTCGTCCGCCGCGCTTTCCAGCAGACCTTTTAGACGGAACAGGGGCTCGACCCGCTCAACGCACGGGACGCGGCTCCACTCGCGGAACGCCACCTCTCCCGCGCGCGCGGCAACACCCACGTCCGTTGGGCTCGAACACGGGACGAGCGCGATCGTCTCTCCGGTGGCAGGGCTCCGCACGGGCAGGAAATCGGTCCCCGTGGCGTCCGTCCACTTGCCGGCGACGTAGTTCCTCAGCACGTCAGACATGCGTCCCCTCACGTGACCCGCGCTCGGCCCTGCGACTCGAAGTAGTGGACGAGAGCCGAGCCCCGAGGCTCGTCGATGGCGATGTCCAGCCGCGCCAACTCGGCGCCCGTCGCCGTCGTGACCTCGTCGTCGATCTCCACTTCGTAGGTCGCAGCGGGATCCAGACCGCGCAGGGAAAGCCGGATCGACGACGTGCCGCTGTCCTGGCGGCGGAACGCGAAGACCATCCCCTCGTCGAGGTCGTCGCGGTGGAACTGGTACGCCATCCAGACGTCGTCTGCCGTCGAGTGCTCCGTCAGCGGGTAGAAGTCGCCCAGGTAGAGGTGGCGCAGGCGCATGTACTCGTCGAGACAGCGCTTGCCCAGGTCGATGGGGAACCCCCGATCCCAGAGGTACCAGCCCAGCACGATGCCGGAGTTCATGCCGCTGCGGAACGCGTAGAGGTCTGGGCTGCCGCTTCCGGTCGCCGACAGCGGGACGTAGTGATTCAAGCCGTAGGTGTGGCACTGATAGCCGTTCGGCTCGAAGTACTGGTAATCGGTGCGCCACAACGGAACGCTGCGCCAGGTGGTCTCAAGGTCGATGCGTCGCCCGCCGCTGGCGCAGTTGTCGATGCGCAGACCCGGATGGCGCGACAGCAGCGCGTCCCAGAAGGCGTAGAGTCCCTCGACGTGCCGAATCTCGTGGATTCCCTCGCGCTCGGGCTCGTCGTGCGCCCGCCAGTAGGGCAGCGGGTCCATGTTGAAGTCCTGGCGGAAGAACCCGATGCCGTCGCGCTCGATGGCGGTCGAGACGTGCTCGGTGAGCCAATGCAGCGCGTCGGGATTGCCCAAATCGAGCAGCCCGTTCGCGTGGTCCGGCAGGTCGAGGACCCATTCGGGGTGTTCGCGGTCGATCCATGTGCCCCGATGAACGCGTTCCGGCTCGAACCACAGCAGGAACCCCTCGTAGCCCATCGCGCGCACGCCGTCCGAGATGGGCATCAGCCCGTTCGGGAAGCCGTCCGTCCGGGCGAACCAGTTGCCGACGCCGTTGGGCCACTTGCCTTCGTACCACCCGGCGTCGATCCACCAATACTCCGGCTCGTAGCCGAACTGCCGGTACCGCTCGGCGGAGGCGAGTTGATTGAGCTCCGTCGCGGCGTTGAACTCCGAGTCGATGCCGGGGGAACCGGTCGCGGCGAGGGGTCCCAGCGTGGGCGAGCCGTCCTGTTGCGGGCAGCGATGCGCCAGGACGAGCCGCCGGAACAGGTTGTTGCCCCGGAGCTCGTCGTCGCCCTCCCAGAACAGCAGTAGGACTCGGGGCGTGCGGATCGACTCGCCGGGACGCAGCTTCAGCCGTGTCCGCTCCATACCGGCTGTGACGCGCACGCCGTGTCCGTGCGTCCAGGACGCTGCCCACTGGCCCGACCAGCCGATCGCCATGACGACACCAGCGCCGTCCCCTTTCAGGTTGAAGAAG from Candidatus Poribacteria bacterium carries:
- a CDS encoding alpha-galactosidase — translated: MSRHFGATVQPVYSFTLNRRSSTEFLASWSASEETTESDGRTIRRHNRTDPETGIVVRCDWEVFGDFPAAEWVVTLENTSDRDTPLLEAIQTIDATLLEPAGKTAVLHRALGSNAARSDFAPVHEELAPGASIRLAPIGGRSSNTASLPFFNLKGDGAGVVMAIGWSGQWAASWTHGHGVRVTAGMERTRLKLRPGESIRTPRVLLLFWEGDDELRGNNLFRRLVLAHRCPQQDGSPTLGPLAATGSPGIDSEFNAATELNQLASAERYRQFGYEPEYWWIDAGWYEGKWPNGVGNWFARTDGFPNGLMPISDGVRAMGYEGFLLWFEPERVHRGTWIDREHPEWVLDLPDHANGLLDLGNPDALHWLTEHVSTAIERDGIGFFRQDFNMDPLPYWRAHDEPEREGIHEIRHVEGLYAFWDALLSRHPGLRIDNCASGGRRIDLETTWRSVPLWRTDYQYFEPNGYQCHTYGLNHYVPLSATGSGSPDLYAFRSGMNSGIVLGWYLWDRGFPIDLGKRCLDEYMRLRHLYLGDFYPLTEHSTADDVWMAYQFHRDDLDEGMVFAFRRQDSGTSSIRLSLRGLDPAATYEVEIDDEVTTATGAELARLDIAIDEPRGSALVHYFESQGRARVT
- a CDS encoding gfo/Idh/MocA family oxidoreductase yields the protein MSFRVGIVGTGGIAHAHAGACDALDDVELCAVADVSAESAQRFAEAKGVPAHFGDLDEMLRSV
- a CDS encoding CoA-acylating methylmalonate-semialdehyde dehydrogenase, which codes for MSDVLRNYVAGKWTDATGTDFLPVRSPATGETIALVPCSSPTDVGVAARAGEVAFREWSRVPCVERVEPLFRLKGLLESAADDLARSVTVECGKTLSESLGEVRRGIENVANACGMPSLMQGTVSEDIARGIDEFMIRQPLGVVAAITPFNFPAMIPLWFLPYAVATGNCFLLKPSERTPMASQRLMALIVDAGFPPGAVQLVNGDRRTAEAIVDHPAVRAVSFVGTTAVAKAVYSRATSLGKRAQCQGGAKNPAVIMPDADPSLTVRNLADSAFGCAGQRCLAVSVAVVVDENNAMVDALAEVASTRRVGNGLDPDTEMGPVITDESRRRIEASVERALADGAKPLVDGRGCRVPDHEGGFFTAPTILSDVATDGDLARTEVFGPVLALMRAGGLDDAIRIVNGRRYGNQASIYTSDGAAARRFRVEASAGNIGVNVGVAAPMAFFPFSGWNDSFMGDLHGQGAHAVEFYTQTKVVVERWGAPR